The Zingiber officinale cultivar Zhangliang chromosome 2A, Zo_v1.1, whole genome shotgun sequence genomic sequence tagatggtctcaattattttttttgaattaagataaatttttaacatcaaggttaattggatgaatttgaatttgagcatgaaagtgttagagttttaaatcaaaattgagTTTAGatgaacttggtggatttaaaaaatgatgttcgagtgctcaaaACGAGGGGAAATCAATTTGTTggggagcgtaaggttctcgtgattatatccgtgaattaaaaataattacggagctaatttattttgatttgtgaatttttaatcttgaatttaatttttcgaACACATTgggaattgaaaaaataaaggaaaaaaatatgaagtaaaaaaaatatttgacgacacatatgaagtcaggataaatagaggagcacacgggaaccggtttcatccaattcggaggtctctaggtctgtCAACCGTtattttaagaataggaagggtttccaacgaatctgaataggaagggtttccaacgaatctgaaattcgttggaaatttctaatgaaatggcagattcgttggaaacatttccaacgaatctgccaattcgttggaaatttccaacgaatttcagattcgttggaaagtatgctgTGATTTAAAAAtccgtttgaccgacctagagacctcggaatcggatgaaacaagttcctatgtgctcctcttggtctcctgattctatagatggtctcaaatattttttttgaattaagataaatttttaacatcaaggtttattggatgaatttgaatttgagcatgaaagtgtcggagttttaaatcaaaattgtgtttagttgaacttggtggatttaaaaaatgatgttcgagtgctcagaacgaggggaAATCAATTTGTTGGagagcgtaaggttctcgtgattatatccatgaattaaaaataattacggagctaatttattttgatttgtgaatttttaaacatgaatttaatttttccaacacattggggattgaaaaaatagaggaaaaaaaatatgaagtAGAAAAAATCTTTGACAacacatatgaagtcaggataaatagaggagcacacaggaaccggtttcatccaattcggaggtctctaggtcggtcaaccgttattttaagaataggaagggtttccaacgaatctgaaattcgttggaaatttccaacgaaatggcagattcgttggaaacatttccaacgaatctgccaattcgttggaaatttccaacgaatttcagattcgttggaaagtatgctgTGATTTAAAAAtccgtttgaccgacctagataCCTCGGAAtcagatgaaacaagttcctatgtgctcctcttggtctcctgattctatagatggtctcaaatattttttttgaattaagataaatttttaacatcaaggtaaattggatgaatttgaatttgagcatgaaagtgttagagttttaaatcaaaattgggtttagttgaacttggtggatttaaaaaatgatgttcgtgTGCTCCGAACGAGGGGAAATCAATTTGTTGGGGaacgtaaggttctcgtgattatatccatgaattaaaaataattacggagctaatttattttgatttgtgaatttttaaacatgaatttaatttttccaacacattggggattgaaaaaatagaggaaaaaaaatatgaagtAGAAAAAATATTTGACGACatatatgaagtcaggataaatataggagcacacaggaaccggtttcatccaattcggaggtctctaggtcggtcaaccgttattttaagaataggaagggtttccaacgaatctgaaattcgttggaaatttccaacgaaatggcagattcgttggaaacatttccaacgaatctgccaattcgttggaaatttccaacgaatttcagattcgttggaaagtatgctgTGATTTAAAAAtccgtttgaccgacctagagacctcggaatcggatgaaacaagttcctatgtgctcctcttggtctcctgattctatagatggtctcaaatattttttttgaattaagataaatttttaacatcaaggttaattggatgaatttgaatttgagcatgaaagtgttagagttttaaatcaaaattgagtttagttgaacttggtggatttaaaaaatgatgctCGAGTGCTCAAAACGAGGGGAAATCAATTTGTTggggagcgtaaggttctcgtgattatatccatgaattaaaaataattacggagctaatttattttgatttgtgaatttttaaacatgaatttaatttttccaacatattggggattgaaaaaatagatgaaaaaaaatatgaagtagaaaaaatatttgatgacacatatggagtcaggataaatagaggagcacacaggaaccggtttcatccaattcggaggtctctagatCGGTCAACCGTtattttaagaataggaagggtttccaacgaatctgaaattcgttggatATTTCCGACGaaatggcagattcgttggaaacatttccaacgaatctgccaattcgttggaaatttccaacgaatttcagattcgttggaaagtatgctgTGATTTAAAAATCCGTTTGacggacctagagacctcggaatcggatgaaacaagttcctatgtgctcctcttggtctcctgattctatagattgtctcaaatattttttttgaattatgatAAATTTTTAACATCAAGGTTAATtgaatgaatttgaatttgagcatgaaagtgttagagttttaaatcaaaattgagtttagttgaacttggtggatttaaaaaatgatgttcgagtgctcagaacgaggggaaatcaatttgttggggagcgtaaggttctcgtgattatatccatgaattaaaaataattacggagctaatttattttgatttgtgaatttttaatcttgaatttaatttttccaacacattggggattgaaaaaataaaggaaaaaaaatatgaagtaaaaaaaaatatttgatgacacatatgaagtcaggataaatagaggagcacacaggaaccggtttcatccaattcggaggtctctaggtcgatcaaccgttattttaagaataggaagggtttccaacgaatatgaaattcgttggaaatttccaacgaaatggcaaattcgttggaaacatttccaacgaatctgccaattcgttgaaaatttccaacgaatttcagattcgttggaaagtatgctgtcatttaaaaatccatttgatcgacctagagacctcggaatcggatgaaacaagttcctatgtgcttctcttggtctcctgattctatagatggtctcaaatatattttttgaattaagataaatttttaacatcAAGGTTAATTGgataaatttgaatttgagcatgaaagtgtggttgatttaaatcaaatttgagtttagttgaacttggttgatttaaaaaatgatgttcggagaaaatatataaagtaaaaaaaatatttgacgacacatatgaagtcaggataaatagaggagcacataggaactggtttcatccaattcggaggtctctaggttggTCAACCATGATTTTAATAATAGGATGAGTTTCCAACGAATTGTGGAtttgttggaaacatttccaacgaatctgcaaattcgttggaaatttccaacgaattgtaGATTCGTTGCGAATATCCAACATATAATATTTTTGTTGGAAATTTGTTGGAAGATCCCTAATTACATATCCATACCCGGCCCGATCCCTTCTCCTCACATCTTCTATTGACCTAATTTTCCTTGACGGCGGCTGCGGCGATTTTTTCACTTCTCTAGACTGGTAAGCCACCTCTTCGTTCTAGCTCTTCTTTTTTTCCCGATCTCGCTGCGTCTCTTTTTTTCCCGATCTCGCGGCGTCGCCTTGCCGCTTGCGGCGTCGCCTTGCCGCTTGCGGCGTCGCGTGGCCGGTCGCGGTCGCGCCTGGCCGGTCGTGCCCTCGCCTGGCCGCGAGCGGCCGCGCCTGGATGCGAGCGGCCGCGCCCTCGCGTGGCCGGTCGCGGTCGCGCCTGGACGTGAGTGGCCGCGCCCTCGCCTGGCCGCAAGCGGCCGCGCCAGGACGCGAGCGGCCGCGCCCTCGCCTGGCCGCGAGCGGCCGCGCTTGGACGCGAGCGGCCGCGCCCTCGCCTGGCCGCGAGCGGCTACGCTTGGCCGCGACCGGCCGCAACTGGCCGCGACCGGCCGCGCCTGGCCACGTCCGGCCGCGCCTGGCCGCGACTGGTGCCTGGTCGCCAGTGGCCGTGAGTGGCTGCGAACGGCGGCGCATGGCAGCTCACGGCGGTCCCTGGTAGCTCAAGGCGGCGTCTAGCCCCTCACGCCGGCGCCTGGCCTTAGCGCCGCTGCCTGGCCGCTCTCGCAGCTTCCTGGCTGCTCTCAACGGCGGCGAGGGTGGCCACTAGCAGCCTCCCTGTCCACTGTCGGCATAGGATAGCTGATGGTGGCCTCACCTAGCTGCTGTTTGGCGTTGGTGATCCCGCTGGCGGCGTAGGCTGGCCACTGGCGACTGATGCTGTCCGCTAGCGGCTGATAGCATTGGGTGACCTCTGTTTGTAAATCGATAGGTCATTGTTTGATGTTAACTAGTTGTTCTCGATCTTGGTTGGTCGTGGGTTGTCTGTGTGTTACAGTGGCACAGCTGTCCGGGAGTCAATGCCTTGCCGTTGGGGCCAAGAATATATTTGATAATTTCtagacttttttattttattgtaaacttaatattattgtttGTGCAGGTTTGGATTTGACGTGGCTGGGAGAAACTTTCGATTTTATTTACCTTTGTTAGGTATATTTTTTTACACAtgatattttaataatgattgcatgtttttattttcctctatTATATGTTATTTACAGTTGTATGTGAGCTAAGTAATATTGACCATTAGTATTTGTGTTCTAGGAATTTTTATtactatattttatttgaaacaGGCAACATGCAGAATGAAAGAAGTTAgatgtataataaaaatttacctGACCGTGGGggtttaactgatgagtttatcACTGGGTTGAGAcagtttttaaattttgcatctagtaatgttgagtttatggatgttgagtttttaaattttgcaaAGAAAGGAGTTTgcggaataaaataaatcaagcttATAATTCTGGAGACTCACGTGCAATATATGTAGGAGGATCTATAAATATCGAGGAGCATTCACGTAGATTGGTAAATTTTCAACTCTATAAttagatttttaatatatttgatgTTATTATATTATTTCTAACCGTATTATTTTTAGTCTAGGAATTTGGGAAAAGAGCCCGATTTTATAGACACTTTCGTCCACACTTTTCAAAAAAAGGACAAGACTTGGAGTGGAGATAGAGCTAGAATAATTAAGGTTTGATTTAatctttaatcttaattttaacttagattttattaACTATCTATTTGCTCtaattaaggttttaatttttcataggaGAGATATGATGAGCTATCATTATCTCAAAGAAGTTCAGGTGATGGTGATAATATTGAGGGATCTGAGCCGTCTGTTActaataatttagatttatggttagaggccagtggGGGAGTCAAAGGGGGAAGGATAATAGGTATGGGTTCTATGAGTAGAATCCATAATGCTCCTCGAAGATCTTTATCTTCTTCTACCCCACCAGCAGTAACGGCACAGATTCATAGCTTAACTGAAGAGGTTGACAATTTGAAAGGCATAATATCTCAAAGGGATCagcaaattttagaaattcaaaaacaaaattcACAAAGAGATCTAGATATGGTTGAAATGCGCAAACAACAAGCCTTTCTTTTACAACAATTtcaacaatttagatcgggttcaAGCTATATTCCTCCTGGTATTGGTGATGATGCTAATGACGATGATGTCGATGATGATGCCGCCGATGATGTTGATGATGATGCATGAGTGTTTGTAATTAGAATTTTTGACTTCttttattttatcaattttataaattcttaatttttgtattttgattagtATTGTTATTTTTGTTTCAAACAGGGTTGGTAGGTGAAGAtgatggtggtattgatgtaaaaATATGTAAGTCTTTACCTATTTACTTTTGTTTTggtttataagatttttttttcctttgtttaTCTTTTGATGTAGGTAGAAGAAGGATTTGGACTGAAAAAGATCTCCATAAGATTATCTTCAACTCTATCTTTTTCATGTTCTTGTATGATATTGGAATTTGGATACTATGACATGTTTGCTGTAACTTTATTGTAGTGTTTGGTTTAGGGTGTTAGTTGTAGTTGTATATTGTTGTAGTTTGTATTGTTGGATGATGATGTGTTGTATTTGTTAGTTTTATTCTCTTAGTTTAGGTTGTATATGGAACAACATGTTTTAATGGTGCATGTGTTTGGGTTTATATTATTGatgtttgtatttattttgttgtacACTAATATGTTagttgattttttatttatatttgtgtTATTGTGTTTAGTGGTGAATATGTTGAATCTGTTAATGTGTTTAGTGCTCTTATATATATGTTGAATCCGTTTGAAAAAAATTGTAAtaggaaaaaatattgaaattatatagggctggatatttttttttaatttttgggacaaattttgcaacgaaattagattcgttggaaatatcgTATTTTATCAGAATACTTCAACGAAAaatataaattcgttggaaatttccaacgaatccatatTTTCGTTGGAAGTTTCCAACGAAATATAAATTCGTCGGATATTTCCAAcgaaatataaattcgttggaaatttccaacgaaaatataaattcgttggaagtttccaacgaaatctaaattcgttggaaattttcaaCGACTATGaattttgttggaaatttccaacgaaaatatggattcgttggagatttccaacgaattttgaattcgttggagatttccaacgaatttataattcgttggaaacttccaacgaaaattaattcgttggaaacttccaacgaaaattaattttgttggaaattgccaacgaatttatatttcgttggcaatttccaacgaatttatattttcgttggaaatttccaacgaaaatataaattcgttggaagtttccaacgaaaatatggattcgttggaaatttccaacgaaattgcATTGTTGTTGGCAATTGCCAACGAATGTACATTTTCGTTGGTAATATTGCATTTTGAAACTTTTCCAACAAATATTTATTCGTCGCAAATCTGTTTGCAACGAATACGTTTTTTAGTTGCTAATTCGCAACAAATTTATGGTTCGTTGGAGATTTTTTCTGCTGACATTTCCAACAAATATTTATTTTCGTTGTAGTTTTCCAACGAATTTTGTAACGaattttgtttttgttgcaaagtttccaacgaattttgcaacgaatatgattttcgttgcaaaatttccaacgaaattatAATTTTTCGTCGCAAAGTTTTGGGACGGcagatttccaacgaattttttttgtcgcaattttcgtcccaaatccaatttccaacgaatttttttctaaaatttgttgcaaattttgtccCTAAATGACAGTATTTTTGTAGTGCCTAGTAGGTTCCAATCCGTGGCTTATATAATCAAGGCTTAGGAGCTTGGTTAAGATTAACGAAATAAAGgtagttaacccctattagtagtctaccttgaATTGTGATTGTAGTGCAGTGTATTGATCAAGGTTGTGTGAggtttactccaccgagaaggagttcgTGCTAGCCGAAGTTTCGAGGCTTGATCCATCGAAGGATCACAGGGATCGTTCACCTTATGGATAGCCGTAGAGTATGAGCAAATTATCTCCGAATCATGTAAATTGACGTATTAGcgatttaatttcttttcttgtctttagttttcgtatttgtatctatattttttatatttcacTATGCTAATGAATACATTGAAAAACAAGTTGGGGGTGCCATCTATCCAAACCCCCTTCTAACCGATCATCCGATCCTC encodes the following:
- the LOC122040379 gene encoding serine/arginine repetitive matrix protein 2-like; this translates as MRRRSQPLTATGDQAPVAARRGRTWPGAAGRGQLRPVAAKRSRSRPGEGAAARVQARPLAARRGRGRSRPGAAACGQARARPLTSRRDRDRPREGAAARIQARPLAARRGHDRPGATATGHATPQAARRRRKRQGDAARSGKKETQRDREKKKS